In Anas platyrhynchos isolate ZD024472 breed Pekin duck chromosome 15, IASCAAS_PekinDuck_T2T, whole genome shotgun sequence, the DNA window TCAGCCCACGGAGGTCAGAGAGGTCGTGGTGGGAAACAGGGAGCAGAAGAGCCTGTGGTAGGAACGTGGGGAGGAGTGGATGCTTTCAGCAGTTAATGCGCTCTGCATATGTAGATGCGACAGCTTTTTGTTTATTGCAGCCCCTTACTGTAAAAACTGAGCTTACCCACAGGATCTGAGTGCTCCCCTCTGCACCCAGGATCCTGAGTCTGCCTCTCCAGACACACATCTTGGCTGTGGAGCACGGCCCTGTCAGAGCCACCAGCTCTGCTGCGAGGTGACGAGCCACATTCCctcctgggctggggctgctggccaGGACAAGCAGCGAGTCAGAAACCATCAGGACGGGGAAAACAGCGACAGGGGGAGAGCTGCCAGGGCCTTCTGCCGGGCATGGGCTCCAGGCTGGCAGCCCAAAGGCATCCCCAGGGCTTGGGCTCTGCTCGCACAGATCCAGCCCGTCCACCAGCCACCGCCCAGGGCTCCAGCAAACCTGTGTGTGGCCGACGGCTCCATCCTGCCCAGCACGCCTGCAGCCACTCCTGGAGGCGGTGGCTCTGCCCAGGAGCTTCTTCCTTGCGTGGATGAGGGGAAGAGGGAGCGCAGCCTGTGACTGCAGGAATTTCAGGCAGTCTGGTGGCTGCTCATATGCCAGATAATGAGCCGGGCTATTTGACTTGCTCTCCTGCTGCCCAAACCGGGCTCCTCCTCCCCAAACAGTAGGTGCTGGGTGGTTTTCTTCAGTTTGTTACTGATCCCCCCTCTTCAAGCCGGTGATTGTTTTACAGGGAGCTTCACAAGGTGGATTAGCTCCTAGGAactgaatcacagaaaaaaTTAGGTTggaaggacctctggaggtctccAGCCCAACCTCCTGCTCTGAGCCGGGCTGTCTGCAAAGCCAGAGCAcgttgctcagggccttgtGCTGCTCTGAGAATCTCCAGTGATGGAGATGCTGCCAGCTCTCCAGACTGTCTCAGAGCTGCACCACTGCTCTACTCCTCTTGGGGAagaatttttccttctgccccaCCGGAGTTTCCcttgctgctgcccatggggccCTTTTCCTATGtcctgctggcaccagcccagctccagggTCCCTGCAACCCTTGTGGGCAGCGCAAGGTGTGATCTGATCCCTCCAGGCCATCTTGACCCCTACGTTCAGCTTTCTGGTGGGAAGTCAGTTCTGTTGATTTCTAAGCAAACACAACAGCAATATTTgaaaggtattttctggaattGCCTAGAGAGTTTCTAAAtctctccttttcttgataAATGCCATAGGATGGGGGATGACTTTTGGGCTGAATTCTCACGTTCGCTGATGCCAGGTTTATGATGATTCACAGCACCGCTAGAAGTCATACCCTCTGCAGTACCACCACGCGGCTTTAAGGCTCTCATTTTGGAGTAAATGAAAATGCAGGCTCACCTTTTCACCCATGTGAAAAGCAGGGGTATGGTGTTTTTGTTAATGCTCCCAAAATATTACTTGTTTGAGTTCAGATGGGTCTGCTGGGAATTTACAAGTGAAATACTGTTTAATTCATGAATTTAAGTGGCCAAGTTGGTTAAGGAACACGGCATTAACTTCCAGCAAGTTTTTGGACCTGTGGTCAGGCTCTGAGCTGTTCCTCCACCTCAAGGTGACCTGACTGGGAGTGTCGCTGCTCAGACTACCCCAAAAGATGGACATGGGCTCCCTGCCTTGCCTAGCAGAAGGGCGAGCCAGCCCTGCACGACTGGCTGTGTAAGCACTCACCTTGTTTTCTGTGAAACTGCAGCACCATCCCTGCTCCACAAGCAATGAGTTTCCAGCCTCCCTCACGTCAGGAGTGTTATCTCCAAAGCAAAGCTGATTTGCAGTAACCCTCTAACCCTCAGTCCTGGCTGAACACACGGGCATGGtggccccagcctcccccaccAGGATCAGCTTTGCTGTTGCTGGTGCAGCTCTGCTGTTCCCTCCAGAAGTCAAACCAGAGTAAGCAGACATGGAATATGTTCCCATAATGGGCCCAGCCACAGGAGAAGGACACACAAGTTCTTTGGGAGAAGCTCCAGGTGACATCAAGCATGGGTATAGGGAAAGGAGCAAGGAGAGGGTTTCAcagcaaagaaaggaagagagaatggAAGGATCCGAATCAGAAGTCAGGGAGAGAAGGCAGGATTAGCCATGTCCTCTGCAGAGAAGCTCCTGAAGCTCCTACTGCGCTTTTGCAGAGCCTGTTAGCCCTGCCCTAATGGGACAGGAACTCTCCCCCACATTTGGCCAAAATCTCCCACCACCCCTGTGCTTCCTCATCGCCTACCAAGCCTTCCTAAAACTGCAAATCCCGCATAACGGGCAGACATGATAAGCACTGAGGAGCAAAGGTAGCTCAAGGACAGGCAATaccagcactgcagctggggaggacATATGGCCAAAGCTCTCCCCTGAGGGGTATGGGCAccacagaactgaaaaataattttacataaCTAAAATCCAGCCCCCAAAAAGGAGGGGCTGATCATCATCTCTCCAGCCACCCCAGACAGCCCCCTCACTGAGGAGCTGTGAGGCACTGAGGGCATCAACAGGGCACCAGGATCCAGGCATGGGCCaactgcagcactgcaggcacAGAACTGTCACGTTCCAGCACAGCTATGGAGGGGGAGCTGGGACAGAGCCACTGTCTGGAGCTTTGCTCAGAGCTGCATTAAAATGCATGAGCTGTGCTAGCCCTAATGATGAGCAGAGCTGTCAATGAAGAACTCGTCCCAGCTAATTATCTCTAATGAGGGCAGAGTGTCAGGGTCCCTgaggagctgggcagcagcttccCACTCGGCTCAGTTGCAGAAGAGCGAGAAGATAAGTAAATGTCATTGTGGTGGCCTAGCCAAGAAATCATTAATTAGGcaaatgtgaccttctgtgcAAGTTTCCTCTTAGGAACCTTGACTCCCCAGAGCTGGGACATGCAACCAGGCTGGCAACACCCATTTTTACCACCCAATTTGTCCCCTACTCCCATTTAGAGTCAGCACAGCCCCAGTGTGGCAGCCCCTGACCAGCTGCACAGCTGTGGCACACTCAGCTGCTGGCTCAGATACCCCTTGTGAGGGCTCCAACCCATTCCCAGTCTCCAAAAGCAGCAAAGAAGTCTTCACAAAACACTTCAGTCACATTCACCCAAACAATCTCCCTCACTCCCAGCCCTACGAAGGCTTTATGCCTACCCAGCAATGCCCTCTGCAGCACTCTCCTAATTTTCAAGACAGAATAAATATTGGGAATTTCTGCTCCCCTGTAGTTTtacatttcagtggaaaataagCCAGACAAGCACTGCTCGTTTCTCTCATTGTGGTTTGGGGTCACGCTTTTGGGGCACCATCATCTCTTCTCCGCACAAGAGAGCTGTGGACTGATCTAAGAAAAACCACCACTACATCTCGTGGTCTCTGCAACACACAAAGACCAGTGAGGATCAGAGTAAAGTCCACCGATATTCcttaaaatgcatatttaattTTAGCTCAGGATCACACGCAGTCAAGTACTGCATGGGCAGAACCACCACATCAGGTCAGTCTCACAAGAATGCTTTCAGAGGCCACAGGACAGAAATAATTTCCTCAGCCAACAGGCACAATTCCTCACTGACACTAGGCTGCTTGTTAGATGTTGGTAACTGCAACACGCTCCTGGGTGTGCTCATTGTGGGGCCTCTTCTACACAAGCGTGGCTCAGGCAGAAGGCTCACTGAACCCCACAGCTCCATCTGTAGCTGGGAGTTTGTGCTGAAGATTTCTTCATTGCTTCTGAAGtgccttttctttcagttgGTTGACAAGTTCTTCAGCGTACACCTTGAAGAGTGGGACAGGGtcctgaaagaaaatggagGTTAAACTATTTAGACTGAACCTAGGCAGCAGCAAGCCTCACACTAAGCGACAGAAATGCCTAGACGGGGGAGGATCTGATATTACAAAGCACTTTAACCCAGCACTGTTTTGGGCACCCAAATTTAACGGGGCTCAAGTGGCTTCTCAGGGGTTTTGGAGCACTACTTCCATCGGTGATGAGTGCTCAGGATACTGAGATCAGCTGGATGCACAGCATGATGCAGCTAAGACACCTCTGTGCTCACAGGACAGCACTGCCTCAGAAACTCACCTTTTTTTCTAGGAGCCTCTGTTTTTCTATTGCTTCTTCTAAACTCAAGCCAACCcattcagcctcctcttctggaaTCACGAATTCCTGTGACAAAAGGAGAAACAGGTGCTGTAGTCTCTCCAGGTGAGGAACATGCAAGTCCCCTCTTCACCCCACTCCCACAAACACCTTTCCTCCAGCAGGAACACTACTGCAGACAAGCCTCAAGCACTGTCCCCTTGCTCATCTCATTTCTGGCAAAGCTCCCTTcacctttctccttttccctttttcaaagcGTACAGCACTGtgtgtgctgctctgcctctccttccaACACTTCTGTGGCTGATCACAGGCCACGGATGGCAATTACCATCAGCTACATAAAATTAAACAATCACACTCAGGCAGTAAGGGCTCCTCACTGCAGCATCAATAAAAATTCTCCCTGCTGTTGGTAGTGTCAGCTCTTATAGTGCTTGTTGTAGATTCACTACAGAAACACAGATCTTTGTCTGCCTCACTGATGaacagagaaagcagcagccacagagAGATAGGAAAAACCTAGCAAATGATGCTTAGGTCTTCTATACCCATACCCTGGATACAGGAGAACGAACTGTAGCTTGTGCTGCAAGGGAGTGAACAAGACGTTATCAGTCGAGAGCACCAGTGAACACTGCTGCGGACCccagagcagaagcagcaggtcGGGCACCCACCTTGTACTTATCATAAATGGCCTCTCTTCTGGCTGGGTCATCGGGATGCAGGTTGGGATCTCTCCGTGCAAGCCGCAGCAGCATCGTTCGCTTCAAATCCATCCCCAGCTTCGAGCCCAGATCTGCTTTGGGGGTCTGGCGAGAGAGAACTGACAACATGAACACACACCCACGGGCAAAGCCGAGAAGCCAGGAGCCCACCAGCATGCGGATAACCCCATCAGATCACCCAGACACTGCACGGGACACCCGTAACGGGGGACGACGCTCCCCGGGCGTCCCCTGACGCCGAGCCAGGCCCTTGCCTTGAGGATGTAGAAGTCGAAGCCGTAGGCCTGGTCGATGAGGTCGAGCGTGCGCATGGTGACGGTGACGGTGAGGGTGGC includes these proteins:
- the MRPL28 gene encoding large ribosomal subunit protein bL28m; this translates as MPLHRFPPRLWPALRLRQGLCSRLPAHCLRALQEDEAPAAPVHWRPQGARYRRDPRSGERQRLQDVPVLPFLPPAAHRGLWGGEGWIRGFRYARNDKLSTRLPKVWKPQLFERRLYSEILDATLTVTVTMRTLDLIDQAYGFDFYILKTPKADLGSKLGMDLKRTMLLRLARRDPNLHPDDPARREAIYDKYKEFVIPEEEAEWVGLSLEEAIEKQRLLEKKDPVPLFKVYAEELVNQLKEKALQKQ